The Branchiostoma lanceolatum isolate klBraLanc5 chromosome 1, klBraLanc5.hap2, whole genome shotgun sequence genomic sequence ATTACGAAACAGCAAACACTCGAGATATAGACTGATCATGAGATCTCCCCTAGCCTCAAATTTGCCCCTGATTGGGTCATATGGGGACAATACCTATGGGAtgagatgaaaaagaaatcaCAAGACACAACAGAAGCAATAGTGTGATGTGAAAGTTAGAAATTTCGAATGGTTATGTTTTCACTTCAGTTGAAGCTTTGGTCACCATATTATATTTCAAGTAGAACatttatgctacatgtacaaaatttgaGGATGCTcaggttttttaaaaatctgtttcaTGGTTTCCTATTCTATATACCAGTACAGCAGCAGTGGGTTCACCGTTATGAGGAGGATGATTGGGAACAAAGCAAACAACTGCCAGAAGTTCAGCCGCTGAGTACCTCAAGTGCTGCTACAGGCTCCAAAGGTAAGACTACAGTCCTGCACgctcatcaacatcatcatattTGTCACACTTGAGTATATTGGGAGTCATGATTCTCCATAatccattgtcccttgtttgttGCTAGCAGTTGTGATAGGATAAGATCGAGGCACAAATTTCATCCGTGAatatcttagtgttggaagaaagttaagcactGTATAACGAGGCACAATAGTTACGGtatacctttataccatcttcggGATGAGGAGGCTGGGCATGTGGTAATCCCGGTCTCGAACGTTACTCATGTGTTGTACTTCAGACTCTCCCAATGTTTATCCAGCCGTGTTTTGAACTCGTTGACTCTCTTAGAATCCACCACAGATTGTGGTAGTGCATTCCAGTCACTAACTACTCTAACACTGAAGGACTGGCTCCTGAGCCTACTCCTGGCTAGGGGAACCTCGAGCTTAtgacaaaatcatttgactTGTTTCTTAATCatgcatgtattttttgtcatttatctatttatcagtATTACTTTCAACCATATACTATAGGACGGATTTCCATGTAAATTGctgttcaatgatttttttattttgtaggAACTGGCTCATCACAAGAGGGACTCCAACCTCACccaggaagtacatgtacaacatgcagaCACAGAAGAAGGCAGCGATGGACTCTGATGTAGatgagaatggggagaggaagGTTATAGACGAGCAGTTCTACAGCACATAAAACCAACCTGTGTTCAGAGTTTGGCCAGACCTCATATGTTTCCTTGCCTGAAACtcaatgtctgtttttttaccaaaaataactTTCTATATCTGATGGATTAGGCTGCTAGACTTAGGGTGACTATCACCTTCATAACCTCTGTAGAATATACAGCAACTTGTATGTCAGTCCAATTGCTCTATACAGCAGTGAATATACCCTGTCTGGCTGGGattatgatggtgatgatacattATGTCCTCCACCCTGCCCCAAATGGAttacttgtatacatgtatcactccAATCTTGTtgtgaatacagaaatgttaaaaTTTGAATGGCTGAATTTCCCAAACCTTTCTTTTATTGAATGATGATGAAGTATTGCTTGTATAAACATGTAACTAGTAGTACATGAGTCATGACACTGATACTGTTGGCAAAGTGAAGAACAGTGCAGACCCCACTGAatgtaaaaaaggtaaagcagtcatccttgattgattgaggtgaagcatgatgctatCTCAAGTAGTTAAAAAGTGGAAGTGCAATTCGGATTTGCTACACTCACATGTTTTGTCGAccactactcttctcgataagtgtgttgagttcttttacgtgcaaaggtTTGAGGCTTATTTCTGAGGCTCCTTCATACAGGGGGCCGCTGACTTAACATCGCCATCCCAATTGACAAATACTATCCCTTTCAACACGTCCGATCTGGGTTTGACCCATTCAATTCTTTTACTTGTGTCATCGCGAGTTCCTTGCAATGTTACTGTTTTCTTTGCCTAGCTTTGCTAACTTTATCATTCTGGCACATTTGTATTCcatagatgacgtcatgttaacattgtaaacaactacaacagtgataacattgtaaaaaatgtgcacaaaacctatgcagtgttctcaccagaattttttcacagcataggggtcaggtacagaaggccaactttacgcggtgcaagtcacgcgcggagtgctgaagacatgaccagagtagggagtccggcatgttcccccggaaaatttgttaattcataacccaatgagacattatttcatgcattttgagggataaattttgtgaagtagagtttttcctttgtcacagcctcattctaaagccaaatatgaactttttataagatttatgaagggtcacaaggtttgtcccagacagaaacacccctatgctggttgaaacacagcataggggtacagatcacagcataggggggcccctatgctgaaaaggcctgacGAGAACACtgctatgatacatgtacatgtatctttagttAAACCATTCTCGTATATAGTTTCCCAAAGGGTATGTTTGTCAGTGCAGAATGATAGAGACTGATATGTTAAGATTGTGTCTGATGATAAACCGAATAATGTATTGAGTGATAAATGTTGTTTGTAAGCATGTATCACTATggtttatgtgtgtgttgttgATACAAGCCAGTTAATCAGTGTATCTGTATAAACTGTCAATGTTGCTATGTTTATCCAATAAATATTGCTGAGTTTTGCCCCAAACCATGCGTTTGTGCTTCATACTCAATCATAATCCATGGTAAATGTGGGTAAAGGAGGGTAAATATCTCTTTTAGTAAAGGCATGTATACATCCTCTGTAAATATGGGTAAATTTAGCTGTGAGAATACTTGGTAaggtaaatctcggtaaatgtGCTTGATAAATGTGAGAAATGCTACGTACGGTAAATCTGGGTAAATGCACCGAATATATGTGAGAAATACTCCCTACGGTAAATCTCGGTAGATGCCCTGAATATATGAGAAATACTCGCTACGGTAAATTTCGGTAAATGCATGATTTACACGACCTCGGTAAATGTAGGTAAATAAGGCAAACATTACCAGCTATACCTTGTGGGTAAATGCGGGGTATATTCGCACATTTACCGATGGATAAATGCTGATAAATCTTTGGTAAATGTAACCTTTACACGGCTTTACATTACATTTACCATTGTGGTAAAttccacttttcgtgcagtgtaatgGGTCCCCTACTGCTGTTCCCCAGAAGTTCTGTGACGGGTCTCCTGCTGCAGTTTTATTCAATATTGATACAAGCAATGTCAAAGAACATCCAACAGGAGCCAAAACAAGTTTTAAAAATCAGCCTGGACCAGATactgatgagaaaccctacatatgcGGGGAGTGTGGGCACAAGACAGCTGACACGAGTAATCTAAagagacatatgagaacccatactggtgaaaaaccctacaagtgtgaccagtgtgactattctgctgcacagaaaggccaTTTGGATCGACATCTAggaaaacacaccggtgagaaaccttacatgtgtgacgagtgtggatacagggcagCTAGGAAGGATAACCtttccaaacatatgagaactcatactggtgaaaaaccctacaagtgtgaccagtgtgattattccgctgcacagaaatctaCATTGGACAACCATCTAGCTggacataccggtgagaaaccctttatgTGCGGAgagtgtgggttcaggacagctcacaGATGTAGCCTTTCCActcatatgagaacccatacaggtgaaaaaaaatacatgtgtgACCTGTGCGATTATTCTACAACACAGAAAAGTCATTTGGAtcgacatctagcaaaacacacgggtgagaaaccctacatgtgtggcgagtgtgggCACAGGACAGCTCTGAAGTCTGACTTGTCCAAACATATGCTAATCCATGGTGACAAgaccttcaagtgtgaccagtgtaatTATTCCGCTACACAGAAATCCAGtttggaccgacatctagccaaacacactggtgataAACCGTATATGTGTGGGAAGTGTGGGTTCAAGACGGCTCACAAGTATAACCTATCCACTCATATGAggacccatacaggtgaaaaaccctacaaatgtgaccagtgcgattattctACTGCACAGAAAAGTCATTTGGACACACATCTAgcgaaacacaccggtgagaagccctacatgtgtggcgagtgcgggcACAGGACAACTCAAAAGTCTGCCTTATccatacatatgagaacccatacaggtgaaaaaccctacaagtgtgaccagtgtgactattctgctagACAGAAATCCACCTTAGACAACCATCGAGCCCaacacaccggggagaaacccttcatgtgtggggagtgtgggtacaggactatCCGAAAGTCTCAGTtgtcccgacatatgagaacccatacaggtgaaagaccctacaagtgtgaccagtgtgactattctgctgcacataaCTAAGTGTAATTTGGACAGCCATTTAGCGAAACACATCGGCAAGAAACTATATGTGTGGGATGTGCGGGTAcaaaacaactaacaattctgacTTAtccaaacatttgaaaatccacactggagaaaaacccttcaagtgtgaccagtgtgattatgccGCTGCACATAAATCCACATTGGACCGACATCTAGTCAAACactctggagagaaaccctacatgtggggtgaatgtgggtacaggacagctcacaagccTCACCTATCCAGCCATATGaaaacccatactggtgagagaccctacaagtgtgaccagtgcgaccaTTTATACTGCACAGAAAGTCCATTTAGACCTACATCTAGCAAACCgttcaggtgagaaaccatacatgtgtggtgagtgtgggtacagggcaactGAAAGGTCTCACTTTTCCAAACATTTATGTTAACACATACCAATGAGAAACCCTTGAAATGTGACTAGGGTGACTATTCTGCTGAACAGAATCCACATATCTTCATACATAAAAGAATGTCTACAAATATAATAACACTGTGCAGAATCTGTATACTTTTTATCCTGTATCGAGTATAATTATGTGTGGCATTCGTGGAAAGACCTGCAACAGGGAGGAGCATGGTTTGTT encodes the following:
- the LOC136427303 gene encoding zinc finger protein 160-like, which translates into the protein MGAKTSFKNQPGPDTDEKPYICGECGHKTADTSNLKRHMRTHTGEKPYKCDQCDYSAAQKGHLDRHLGKHTGEKPYMCDECGYRAARKDNLSKHMRTHTGEKPYKCDQCDYSAAQKSTLDNHLAGHTGEKPFMCGECGFRTAHRCSLSTHMRTHTGEKKYMCDLCDYSTTQKSHLDRHLAKHTGEKPYMCGECGHRTALKSDLSKHMLIHGDKTFKCDQCNYSATQKSSLDRHLAKHTGDKPYMCGKCGFKTAHKYNLSTHMRTHTGEKPYKCDQCDYSTAQKSHLDTHLAKHTGEKPYMCGECGHRTTQKSALSIHMRTHTGEKPYKCDQCDYSARQKSTLDNHRAQHTGEKPFMCGECGYRTIRKSQLSRHMRTHTGERPYKCDQCDYSAAHN
- the LOC136427313 gene encoding gastrula zinc finger protein XlCGF8.2DB-like — protein: MCGMCGYKTTNNSDLSKHLKIHTGEKPFKCDQCDYAAAHKSTLDRHLVKHSGEKPYMWGECGYRTAHKPHLSSHMKTHTGERPYKCDQCDHLYCTESPFRPTSSKPFR